The following DNA comes from Phormidium ambiguum IAM M-71.
ACGGTACAACATACCAACCAAAAGAAATTCCCCTGTTTCGCCAAGAGGTAGAAAACTATCTTGACCCTTCGAGTTTAGAAGTGGCTTGGGAAATTTTGGCAGAAACCGGGGAAAGTGTAAATATTCCAGGGATGGCAATGTTGCTGTTTTCTGAGCAAACACAAGCTCAGTGTTATGCAGCATATTACCTCCTTTCGGAAGACAAGATTTATTTCAAGCAAAAAGGCGATCGCTACGAACCACGTTCCGCAACTTTGGTGGGAGAAATTAAACACCAAATAGAAGTTGCAGAACAACGGAAACGGGAATCAGAAGAGTTTTTTACTCTCGTACAACAAGTAATCGCTGGTAATCCATTAGAATCGTACAATAGCGTCCGAGAGGCATTTTCCGAAACTAGATATCGTAATCGTATCGATGCGTTAGAAAGGTACGTCATACTAGGAGAGGAAGCTACTGGGCGTTCTTTAGCCCAGGAAACCTTGGCTGCTCTAGAATTACCAACAAACCCACAAGCGGCTTTCGATTTGTTGGTGAGATTGGGATTGTGGAGTTACCATGAAAACCTGTTTCTCCGGCGCAGCCAGATTCCAGTTCACTTTTCAACTAAGGTGTTAGAAGTGGCTCAGCTGCGTATTGATACTCCACCGCCAGACCCGGATAGCGATCGCTTGGATCTCACCCATCTCAAGGTTTATACCATTGATGACGAGAGTACCAAAGAAATAGATGACGGATTGAGTTGGGAAAAACTTCCCGACGGTAGAGAACGTTTTTGGATACATATTGCTGACCCTAGCCGTTGGGTAATGCCAGGAGATGAATTAGACCTGGAAGCGAGGCGGCGTAGCACTACGCTATATTTGCCTACCGGGATGATTCCGATGTTCCCCACAGAATTGGCTACAGGGCCAATGAGTTTGGTACAGGGGAAAATTTGTACCGCCCTGAGTTTTGGGGTGATTTTGGATGAAACTGGCGGAGTGCAAGAGTACAGTATTCATCCGACGATTATTAAACCTACTTATCGTCTCACTTACGAAGATGTAGATGAGATGCTGGATCTAGCAGTTCCAGCAGAACCGGAATTAACTGCGATCGCATCATCAGCCCAACTTAGACAAGCTTGGCGGCAGTCTCAAGGCGCAATTACAATTAATTTGCCCGAAGGACTGATTAAAGTCGAAGATGACGAAATCCATATTCAAGTTTTGGACGACTCCCAATCCCGAATGATGGTTGCGGAAATGATGATTTTGACAGGGGAAGTAGCCGCCCGTTATGGTCAAGAACATCAATTAGCGTTGCCTTTTCGCGGTCAGCCACAACCAGAACTACCCTCAGAAGAAGAGTTACTGTTACTTCCAGCAGGGCCTGCCCGCGCTTGTGCCATGCGCCGTTGTATGCCTCGCAGTGAGATTAGCGTCACTCCAGCGCGTCATGCTAGTTTAGGTTTGAATACCTACAGTCAGGTAACATCTCCGATTCGTCGTTATAGCGATTTGTTGGCACACTTTCAAATTAAAGCGCATTTGCGAGGCGATCCGTTGCCTTTTTCCGCAGATGAATTAAGGGAAGTGATGATGAGCGTGTCAATGGTGACGCAAGAAGCTAGTTTGGTAGAACGGCAAACTCATCGTTATTGGGCGCTAGAATATTTGCGGCGTAATCCCGGACAAGTTTGGCAAGCGTTGTTGTTGCGCTGGTTAAGGGAAGATGACAGGTTAGGTTTGATTTTGCTGGAAGATTTGGGTTTAGAGTTGCCGATGGGCTTTAGGCGATCGATCCAGTTAGGCGATCGTCTAGATGTTCGCGTCAGTTACGTCGATCCACGTCAAGATGTCATCAAATTTGAAGAAACCAGCGATCAAACCGCACAAGCAACAGCTAGTTAACAAAATTTATGAATAAAACTTTGTTTACAAAGTTATTTAGCAAACGCAGAAAAAAGCTTTAATGCACAATTCTGCGTTTTGTTTTTAATACTGTCTTTATCAGAAACTTCAATCTATAGTAGAAAGTCAAAAATTTTCTATCACTCTTACTCACAAACTTGCATCCGCCAACCAAACATCTTCATTCTCTTCTATAAAACTAGTAATAAAAAACTCTACTTTAACTAATCCAAATTCTATCAAATCCCCATCTTTCAGCGCATGAGGTTCTAAAGAAGATAATCGATGATTATTAACTTTAGTTCCATTTCTGCTACCCGCATCTTGAACAAAAAAACTATTTCCTGAATTGTGGCCTAAAATCGCATGACAGCGAGATATCGAAAGTTCAGAAATTGGTATAGAACACTTTAATTTACTACGCCCAACCGTCCATTCTTGAGAACCATCAACAATTTGAACAGTTTCAGCATGAGACAAATTAGTTACTAAAAAAGTTGACTTACCCGTATTAACAGCTTGAATATAAAAATGTGCTAACTCACAACGTTTAGGAGCATTTAAAATAGGTTCAATAATACTTGTCAATTGCCCAATATCATGTTGGCAATTATCTACCAACGAACGTATAAAAGAAGTATTTTTTTCTAAAAATTTGAAAGCTTTATCTGTATTTTGGGCTGGGTAAGTTAGGTTTGAAAGCATACCAATTCTCAATGAAGTGTACCAGAAATAGTAGACGGATGCACCTTTGCACAACAGGTAATGCTATTTAAACCGTTTAGGTGCAGCAGTATAACTAGAGGTTTACTACATTCTAAAAATTTTAACAATCACTAAAAGCAGAAAATTTACTAAAACTTTAAGAATTTTTGCATAATTACCGATCTTTGTAAAGTTTTTAATAAGCAAGACCTAGTTAAATATGCGGTCATTTATGACAATTTTCCAACTGACACACTTCAAAGTCTGGTTGTTTATAGTGACATATTGACAAACCATCCACAATCCATATTTAACAAAGTGTTACCACTCAGCCAGGATTGTGCGTATTTCCCCCATCCTGATGAAATTAAACTTCAGACAGCTATATTAACTGGCATAGCGGATATCGCGCTTTGCCAGAATGCAGCCAAAATCGTGATTATACAAGGTCATCGCCCGCGCATTGAATCAAAAACTACACATCACTGCGTAGCGTGACAGTGAGATTATCCAACTTCGCAGCCATCTCATGTCATCCTCAAATTCGCGCTTTCTCAAAATAGAAATTACTGCCAATTCCTCTCATCCAGAACTTTTGGCAGGGTTGGAGGCTTGGCTACGCTTGGGTTTGTTGACTGATGCCCAAATCAAACAAATATCTCGGCAATACCTAACCTGTCCTCTACCAGAAGTCACTGCAACAGCAAGCGTTCCAAACCGTAACGAAATAGATTTTGTCCTCCCCATAGCTGCGGAAACTGCAACTCAAAGAAAATTAACCACTCAGGAACCACCAAATCGAATTAACCGCATTTTACAGTCACTCATGGCGGAACTTAGCGTCCGATGGCTGCTGTTCTTAGGTGTTTTCATGGTGGTAGTTTCCTCCGGGCTGTTGGCGGCGACGCAATGGGAAAAGTTTCCTTCGTTTGGACAGTACGGAATTTTACTGTCTTATACTTTAATTTTTTGGTTAGTCAGTTTTTGGGCAGGTAAACAAAGTAATTTGCAATTAACAACCCAAACTTTACAAGCGGTAACTTTGTGTTTAGTTCCGGTGAATTTTTGGGCAATGGATGGTTTTCGCTTGTGGGGAAATCCCTGGGAATGGCTAACGGTAGCAATTGCTTCTATTACCCTTACTGGCATTACTGTTTTAACTTTAAATCTTCAGCGTTACCGCCCTAATTATTTAGGATTGATTAATTATTTAGGTTTAAGTTATTTGCATTGGGGTTGGGCATTTTCTGGCTTTCCCTTAATTGCTGTTTATTTGGGAATTGCATTTACCAGTTTGGCGACGGTTTATAGTAATCGTAATTGGACGACTTCTGAGGAATCACTAGAAATTAATCAATTAGCAATTGCTAATTCTCAAAGAATAACGACATCGGTAATTTATGCAGTAGCAGTTTTATTAATTCGAGCAATTTTCTTAACTAAACCTCCTGTAGAAATCACTCAATTAGGTTTAGCGATCGGTATTTGCGGCTGGCTTTTGATCTGGTTATCGCAACAAAGACAAAACCCTTTGACTTCTGCACCACCTTTTTCCCAAGTCAACTGGGAAATATTGGGACTAATTCTATTATTTTTAGGTTGGGCGGTTTCGGTAATCGATTTTCCCGGACAAGCTTTAGCTGTAAGTGGGATTGGTTTATGGTGTTTTGTTAATCGTTTAAAACGTTTTTGGCGCAAGTTTGATTTGGCAGCGTTTTTACTCATCGGTTTTCAGTCAATTTGGTTATTTTGGCGGTTAATTCCTAAGAATATTCAACAAACTTTATTGGAAATAGCAGTTCAATTAACTAATGGAGATGATTACTATATTTTATTGAGTGTAGTCTTATTTCCCTACATTATTTTTATTGTTGGTGTGACTAATTGGTTAGAGAAACGCCAAAAACCTGATTTGGTTAAGTTTGGGGAAGGAATAGCCTTAATTTTAGGTTTGATGTTGACTTTAATTAGTTTACCCAATCCTTTGTTGCGATCGCTAAATCTCCTCTTCTCCACCATCACTTTAGCAGTTGTCACGCAAAAACGCCCCCGCACTTCTTTAGTCTACCTAACTCACATTTTTGGATTACTCACAATTACCTCAACTATCGACTATCTATTACCTAACCTAAATGTAAATATTTGGATGGCCATTTTACAAGGTTTAATGGTAACAGAATGGATATTTAGTATCAGTAACACCGTCCCCAGTACCCAGTCTCAAATCTCCACTTGGCAACGCAGTTCGTGGCATTTAGGATTAAGCTTAGCAGCATTATCTTATGTAGTTCCTTTAAATGTTAATAATGGCAATTCTATCCCTAGTTTGCTATGGTTAATTACACCATTGGCGTTAACTGGGGTAGCAATTTGGGGAGGAAATTCGCGCCGAGAATTAGCTGGATGGTTAAGTGTAGCGGCTAATATTTTGGCGCAAGTTTTGCTGTTTCCCTTTCCTGAAACTAGGCTATTTGGTTTGGGTTTATCTACCATCCTGATGTTTGTAAATACTCGTTATTTACAGCATTTGGTATCAGCAATTATTACTATTAGTTTCAGTTTAGCTTTTTCTGGACAATTATTATGGGACGGATTTTTGGGATTTCCCAGAGAGTCTATTCCAGCTTGGTTGATTGCGTTGGCGATCGCAATTAATATACTATGGTTAAGTCGCAGTTTTCTGCTTCGTAAAAACCACAATTTAGCCAGAATTTACACCGAAGCAACCGATAAATGGGCAACTATTATTTGTAGTTTAAATTTAGTGCTGATAACTTACCATTCAGCAAGCGTTTTTTCCGGCTTTCTCACCCCATCAATTCCTGTTTTATGCGCCATAATTCTTACTTTTGTCGCTATTGTTTATCGAAATTGGCAACAACCTACTAATTTAGCAATCTTTGCATTAGGGTGGAGTTTAGAACTTTTAACTGCCGAAATTATTGGTTTTACCGATCGTTCATTAATTAATTTAAGCATAGCTAATATTGCTTTAGGTTTATCAACCCAGCTTTTAGGTGATTGGTTGCGACGCAAAGTTGGCGCAGAAAGATTCCCAGTCAGTTTGCATATTGTTCCCTTAATGTATGGAATTTTAGCAGGAATATTTCGGTGGAATAATTTTGATTATTGGACTGGTTTAATTTCCCTAGCAATTTCTTTAATTGTTATTGGTGTAGGTAGACGTAAACCAGAATTTAAATCCTTACTTTATTTAGGTTTATTTGGTATTACTGCTTCCACTTATGAATTATTACTTTATCAGCTTGTACAATCAGAAAAAGGAGGATTTGGTGATGGTTTAATTGCAATGGCGGCGCTTGGTACAAGTATTATGTATGCTTATCGGGTTTTATCGCCTTGGTTATTAAGATATTTACCAATTACAACCCAAGAGTTACAAATAATTGCCCATTTGCATTGGGTTTGGAGTAGCTTTTTATTAATGTATGCAATTATAAATCCTGTGCAAAGCGGTAGATTTATAGGATTGGGTGTAGGGGTATTTTTAATACAATATGCAATTTTCCAAGGACGCAATAATCCTAACTTAAGACTGGCAGAAACTTGGGTTTATTTGGGACTTTTACAAGCGGCGGCGATAAGATTTTATTGGCAAGGTACACCAGTCGAAGTGTTATTTTCCGATCCTTTAAAACCTTTTCGAGTTGCGATCGCCTGCCTTGTGGCATACTTTTTCTATATCTTACCTTGGTCAAATTGGGGTTGGCCGAAAAAACCTTGGTTAGTAGCAGCAATTATTTGGCCTTTAGTTATTATTGGGGAAACTCGCGCAGTTGTTAACCCTGTTAGTTTACTAGTCGCTGCCGGATTTTATATTATCATCGCTTGGCTCGATCGCCAAATCCGTTTTACTTACATTAGCGCCATATTAATTAACTGGACATTGTGGCGTTGGTTTTTAGATTTAAGACTCACAAATGCTTTGTGGTATGTTATTCCTGTTGGTTTAACTTTCTTATATATTGCCCAAATCGATCCAACTTTAACTCAACCAGAACAAAGAGAAAATCGTCATTACTTACGCTGTTTAGGAATTGGTACAATCTGTTTAGTTTCCCTGTGGACAGAAGAATGGACAGGCTTAGGTTCTGGTATCTTAAGTATATTAGCGATTTTTGCAGGATTAGCTCTCAGAGTCCGTGCATTGCTGTATATTGGCACTATCACATTTTTGATCAATGCCTTTAATCAACTAGTAATTCTTAACTTCCGTTATTCATTCTTTAAATGGTTAATTGGTTTATTAGTTGGAATTGTTTTTATTTGGATAGCTGCTAATTTTGAAACTCGTCGAGAACAGCTAACTGCTTTTTTAAGAAACTGGATTACTGAATTACAAAACTGGGAATAGTATGGATTCCTTAAATGTTTATTATAAATGCTTGGCATGGGCGGATTTTGACCTTAATTTTCTGATTAGGTATTGTAATCTTTTGGCTAAACCCGCCCATACTGATTTTCATCAATGATTTGCGTAAACGATATCATTTACATTAAATTTGCCAATGACTAATAATATTCAAGTTCAACCACGATTAGAATTTATTCCACAAAATTTCAATCCTTTGGTTTTTCAGTGGTGCCAATTAATATTACCACTATGGTTGCGATCGCGTACTAATATAGCCGAAATTAAAGCCGAAAACTTAGCAACTTTAGTTGATTTATACAAGCAATTTCAAGACAATAAAATTCGCTTTTTAATGGCATTTCGTCACCCCAATGTTGACGATCCTTACTGTTTAATGTATCTCTTAACCAGATTATTGCCTCAAGCAGCTAAACAGCAAGGAATACCATTAAAAAAACCAACTCACGGGCATTTTATTTACGATCGCGGAATTCCGCTTTGGGCAGGTTCTTCTGTTGGTTGGCTTTATTCGCAATTAGGCGGAACTCCCATCCATCGCGGTAAATTAGATCGAGTAGGTTTACGTTCAATTCGACAGTTATTTGTCGATGGACAATTTCCGATGATGGCATCTCCAGAAGGTGCAACAAATGGACACAATGAAATAGTTAGTCCCATTGAACCAGGCATTGCCCAAATGGGTTTTTGGTGTGCGGAAGACTTATTAGCAGCAAAACGATCGGAAGAAGTTTTCTTACTACCAATAGGAATTCAATATTACTATATAAATCCGCCTTGGTTATCTTTAGAAAAATTGCTAACCCAATTAGAAATTGATAGTGGTTTATCTCCAAACACAAACTTTGAATTTGTGATATCAAATGAAGTGAAATTTACCAGCGAAAGAGAAGCAAACTTATATAAAAGATTGTATCGTTTGGGATTTCATATAGTAGGCTTAATGGAGGATTTTTACACCAAATTTTATCATAAAACTCCTCAGCAAATTTCCCAAGATTCTGTTACTGACCCTACAGAACTTTTATCGTTGAGATTACAATCATTACTAGATACAGCGTTAAAAGTAGCAGAAGAGAGTTTTCATATTCCTACTAAAGGCAGCGTGATCGATCGCTGTCGCAAATTAGAACAAGCAGGATGGGACTGGATTTATCGGGAAGATATCAAGAATTTAGAAGTATTATCACCCCTAGAAAGAGGTTTAGCCGATCGCATTGCCGAAGAAGCATCCAAGCGAATGTGGCACATGAGATTAGTCGAAAGTTTTGTCGCCGTCACAGGTAAATATGTATACGAAAAACCCTCTGTAGAAAGATTTGCCGAAACAACTTTACTCTTGTGGGATATGCTAACCAGAATTAAAGGAGGTAATCCTTTTAAACGTCCCAAATTAGGGAAACAAAGAGTCGAAATGTCGATCGGAAATCCCCTTTCAGTTTCCTCCCGTTACGATGACTATAAAACTAGTCGTCGTAAAGCAGTCAACGATCTCACTCAAGACTTACAAACAGGATTAGAGAAATTGATCGTTAAAAATTCGTATCCCAATTCTCTGTAAAATTGCGCTAAATCATAGCCCCTCCCCGTAGACGGGGAGGGGTTTGGGGTGGGGTTCCATACAGCGCATTTTCATATAGAGTTGGTATTAGAGAAAAATTGGGCGGTTAAAACCGCAACTACACAAACAAAGTCCGCCTACGCGGACTCTTGAAAACGGAAATTCTATGTTCTAGGCAACTTATCTTGGTACTAAATGCCGCCGAGGGCCAACCCCAGGATTAATTACTGCTGCCATTTCTTCGGGCGACATTTTTTCAATTTCGGCTTGCAGTTGTTCAACTGTGAAATTGTAACCCTGTTCTGCGGCAATTTTGACAAAGGTATTTGGATCGTCTGTTGCTTTGAGTTTTGCTTTCAAAGCATCATCTTTTTGGATAGCTTTAAAAAAGCGTGCGGCACATTCTTGTGTCATAAAACACCTCGCCTTTGTTAAATTTTGGTACAAAAAACTTTCGCAAAGTCGCTACTTACTAGCGACTCAAATACCCAATTAGGTGTAATCGCCTACCCTAAATTGGCAAAAATTAAATGAGAGATATTTGTCAAGGATATGGGAAAAAATAAAAATTTTCACTAAATCTTGACATAAGTTAAAGATTTTAGTATCAAGCGTCACTTGTTAACGAGTAATTTTGTGCTTCAGATCCCCGACTTCTCCAAGAAGTCGAGGATCTCAAATGAGGATCTGGACACAAGAACATTTATAGTGATTGAAGTTGGGTTATTCTTAAAAAATTGTGAAAGCGATTACACTTCTAGGCTCCACTGGCTCAATTGGTACACAAACGCTCGATATCGTCTCCCAGCATCCTGACAAATTTCGCCTTGTCGGGATAGCCGCTGGACGGAACGTAGAAATGCTGGCGCAACAAGTTCGCCAATTTCGACCGGAAATAGTTGCAATTTGCGACGAAGACAAACTTCCAGAACTGAAAGCTGCAATTGCTGACCTCGACCCCCAACCCATTTTGTTAGCGGGAGATGCCGGAATAATTGAAGTTGCACGTTACGGCGACGCAGAAGCGGTAGTTACTGGAATCGTTGGTTGTGCTGGCTTGTTACCCACAATTGCCGCCATTGAAGCTGGAAAAGACATCGCTTTAGCTAATAAAGAAACTTTAATTGCTGGTGGCCCTGTAGTTAATCCTTTGGTGGAAAAACACGGCGTAAAACTTTTGCCAGCAGACTCAGAACATTCGGCAATTTTCCAATGTTTGCAAGGAGTTCCTCAAGGCGGGTTAAAGAAGATCATTCTAACCGCTTCTGGTGGCGCGTTTCGAGATTGGCCTGTAGAAAAGTTAGCCGAAGCCAAAGTTTCCGATGCTTTAAAACATCCTAATTGGTCAATGGGTCGCAAAATTACTATTGATTCTGCCACCTTAATGAACAAAGGTTTAGAAGTAATTGAAGCGCATTATTTGTTTGGTGCGGATTACGATGATATCGAAATTGTCATCCATCCCCAAAGTATTATTCACTCTTTAATTGAGTTACAAGATACTTCGGTTTTAGCACAATTAGGTTGGCCGGATATGCGTTTACCTTTGCTTTATGCAATGTCTTGGCCGGAAAGAATTTATACAGATTGGGAAAGATTAGATTTGGTAAAAGCTGGCAGTTTAACTTTCCGCGAACCAGACCATAATAAATATCCTTGTATGCAGTTAGCTTATGCGGCTGGTCGTGCTGGTGGTTCGATGCCTGCGGTTTTAAATGCGGCAAATGAACAAGCTGTGGCTCTATTTTTAGATGAAAAGATTGGCTTTTTAGATATTCCTCGTTGTATTGAGTGGGTTTGCGATCGCCATCGCACAGATCATCAACAAAACCCCTCTTTAGATGACATTTTAGCCGCAGATCAATGGGCGAGACAAGAAGTTTTGGCAGCTAGTGAAAAAATTGGAGGAGCGATCGCACTTTCTATTTAATATTTGTAATCGATGCCCCTTGCCGTTAAACTGACGTTATTCAGCCTCAATCGCAATACTACGACTGAGGCTTGAAGTTTTATTAGAAGCATATTTGGCAAACCATCTAGGCGATCATGATCTTAGATGGATACAAAAGAAATTGGCAGATAATAAATTTACTATAAAAATTGACTTGGTTAATGAAGCTGCAAAACGACGGTTAATGTTGGGAGGATATAGTCTTTAGACTTGCACCCTAAATTATCTAAATCTCTGTCAAAAATTTCACCCAACTTCAGCATTCTTAATCGCCTGTTTCAGACGTACTAAACGCCTTTGTCTATTATCATTTTCTAACTGCATCGTAAGGTTTTCTAATTCCAGGGTAGCTGCTTCCATTGCTAACCGACTGCGGCGCAAATTAGCTAATAATCTCTTAGCTGTTTCAGCATCAGGAATGTGGGGTTGATTATTCATGGCAAATTCCACTCCGTTTTTACTTCTTGAATGCTCCGCGTCATCGCTGGAATTTCCATTTGGATGCGTTCAATTGATTGGTTTACTAAGTTTAGTATATCAGCCGTTATCGCTGGTTGAGCCTCAGCAATGCGTAACTGAAAATTAGACAACCGAGAAAACCAAGGTGCAGCACGTTCAGCTACACTTTTGAGTTCATCCAAAAATGGTATTGTGTCACTCGTTTCGCCAAACATTTCAAATAAACTCAATTCTGCTGCTGTTGCTGCATCAATGATATTTAACAACTGGCGTTTCAATTGCCAGATAATTTCCTCAAGTTCGTTGGTAAATTTTGCCATAGTTGCACATTTCCGATCAATCCCTAATCATTTATCTTTATCACTAAATGAAGTAATCGTTTCTAGTAAACTTTAAATTACTCAAGTTTTGCAAGAAGCAACTGAGGCTATGGGGTAAGAGTAACCATCACTTTTATTTAGAGGTAAAATGGGGAAAGAGCGATCGCTATTTTCACAAAACTTTTGGCAGAATCAATCAGAGGCAACAATGCAAATTACATTAAGCCAAGAACAAACTCAAATCCTTGAAGCTTTGGTAAAGCAAGGACAATATTCATCTGTTGAAGAGGCAATTAATACAGCCTTACAGTTATTAATCCATGATGTCGCAGAACGAGAAGCTTGGTTGCGCTTTTCAAGGAATCAACTAAATGATGCTTACACTCAGGACGATGATTACCCACTCGACGCAATTAAAATAGCAAATCCCGACTATGCAGGAAGCTGATGTCGTTCTCACTCCAATTCCCCAAGCTGACGGAAAAATCAAGAATCGTCCAGTCATTATTCTGCGAGAACTACCCCCTTATGGAGATTTTTTAGTCTGTGGTGTTAGCACCCAGTTACATCAACAAGTTACAGGTTTTGATGATATTATTTCCCCTTCTGACCCAGACTTTACTGCTACTGGTTTACGAGTTCAATCCTTAATTCGGTTAGGTTTCCTTGCTGTAGTGCCTCGTAATCAAATTATCGGTTCTCTTGGGGCTATTTCAGCAGAAAGACATCAACGCTTATTAAAAACCCTTAGTGATTATCTGGTTAATTAATTAAACTAATTTTCTCCAAGTAACTCACAGAAAACGGAGCAAAATAGAGGTAATAATCTCTTTATCATCTAATTAAAAACTTTATGCCAGCAGAATTAATTGTTTTAATTGCCGCCTTAATCGTCACATTCTTAGTATTTACGTGGTTAATTAAAGTTGTTAAAGCAACCATTCAAACCGCTATTACCATCGCCTTAATTGTTTTAATCTTACAACTAATCTTTGGCATCGGCCCTAGTCAACTTTGGCAAAAAATCATCGAACTTCCCCAAATAATTTGGCAGCAACCAAATCAATAATTAACCGCAGAAAACACTAGATAAAACAAAAACATTTGCGTACCCTGGGGGAAGGCTGCGCCAACATCTGCGTTCATCTGCGGTTAAATTTCTCTTATTTAAACTTTCCCTGTCAACCTAGCAAAAGCACTTTGCACAGCCGGAGGTAATTGACGCATAATTTTACCTTTTTCTCTGTCAATGGCAACTAAAGTCACCATTGCTGTCACATACAATTCCTCACCATCCAAAGACTGAATTTGGTTATCCCAATTCAACCTTACACCATCGATTTCTGCCATTTTTGCTTTGACAACTGCGGTCATTCCTAATCTTAATGGTCGGTGATAACGAATCGAAAGTTCGACAACTGGTAAATCGCAACCTAAAGCAACTAAATCAGCAAAATCAATGCCGAGCGATCGCAAACATTCTACCCTAGCTTCTTCCAACCAAGCCAGATAAGTACCATGCCAAACAACCCCACCATAATCAGTATGATGTGGTTGCACCCTTACCGGATATTCAAACCAAGCGCCAGGTGTCATCTGAAGCAAGTTTTGGATAGCAGTAGTTGGAGGAAGTTGAGGATTTCTTTCTTCTGACACAGTAAATTTCGTCCTTAAAAACACTAATTAATTAAAAATAACCGATCTATACTACCTTTCTTTTGCATTCTATCTTCTTTAACGCGGTTTAATTACCTTTGGCGCAGCGATTGCTGGAATTTGTGTAGGATCGATAAGAAACTTTTCTGCATTATAAACCCCTGACCAAGCTGCTAAAAGACGTGCTGCTAATCTTAACAGTTCTGCTTCGGAATTAAGACCCCAAAGCTGCATTAAAGGTGAGTTATCTGCTGATTGTTTTCCTAATGCCAAACGCCATGCCACTGGTACACCAGCCACACTATTATATGTGCCAGATAACGCACCTACGATCGCACTCGTTAGTTGTGGATTGGGACATCTTGCAGCACGCATTACCGAAAGTCGCAAATCTTCCAGCGTACTTAAAAAGCAGTAAAAAGCTAACGCTACTGGAGTATGCGGTGGCATGGTTTTCCCGCGAGGAATTAAAGTGTTTAAAGTTTTTTCTAATCCAGCACCTTCAGCTAATAAAATTTCCACCTTTCTAAGTTGTTGAACTAAAGAAGTTTCTACATCTAAATAATTAATAGTTTCCGTAATTAATGTGGCAGGATTAAGTTTTTCTTTCAAGGAAAGAGCGATCGCATATCCCAACGCTAAAGTACCATCTTTCAATACCGAATTATCTTGCCAAACATCTGCCACTTGTTGCAAGTTTTGTCTTAATTTTGCTTCATCTTCATGAAAAAAAAGCGCTACTGGTACTGTCGAAATAATTCCACTAATATCAGCCTTATCTCTAGTTATACCGGGTAAATTATCTAGTAGTTTTTCTGAATCATTCTCAATAATTGATTCTGAGGATTCGCACCAATCGACTAAATCCAACCTACCACTACGAATTAAACCTTCTGTACCACGAATCACCAACCGTCCTGTATCAGAAGAATGCTG
Coding sequences within:
- a CDS encoding ADP-ribosylglycohydrolase family protein — its product is MRYSLLSRFRGAFLGTVIGEIVGAYGDTWQLGTKQNIQHSSDTGRLVIRGTEGLIRSGRLDLVDWCESSESIIENDSEKLLDNLPGITRDKADISGIISTVPVALFFHEDEAKLRQNLQQVADVWQDNSVLKDGTLALGYAIALSLKEKLNPATLITETINYLDVETSLVQQLRKVEILLAEGAGLEKTLNTLIPRGKTMPPHTPVALAFYCFLSTLEDLRLSVMRAARCPNPQLTSAIVGALSGTYNSVAGVPVAWRLALGKQSADNSPLMQLWGLNSEAELLRLAARLLAAWSGVYNAEKFLIDPTQIPAIAAPKVIKPR
- a CDS encoding type II toxin-antitoxin system PemK/MazF family toxin, which translates into the protein MQEADVVLTPIPQADGKIKNRPVIILRELPPYGDFLVCGVSTQLHQQVTGFDDIISPSDPDFTATGLRVQSLIRLGFLAVVPRNQIIGSLGAISAERHQRLLKTLSDYLVN